aaacaaacaacagaaaactgttATTGTAAGTCATTACAAACAACAgataactgtcgtctgaattcaTCTAACAGATGTCTGAGTTTTATCAAATAACAGACAACCTGAAaaccttctgtcgtctgaaaaatcagatgATGGAGGAGATCTGTCTTTTGATATTGGCAAGAGACTGCACCGTACAaaacaacagaattttttttgatCAGACGACAAACCTCCTCTGTCGTttgatagcttttttggcatagtgtattGCCATCTATTGCTTTGTAGGATCGACCGTTTGGACGAGGTTTCACATCTATTTATTGGTGTTTTGTGAAACCAATCCTCCGCTCAAGTTAGTTTCATGCAGCCGACTAATTATTaaattttgacttttgtccTAACTATCGCCTAGGTAGCAGATGGATTTTACACTTTTACTCCTACTTTTTACTTTTTGGATTTATTATGGGAGTATATTGTTTAGCCCATCTACCTATTTGGGTAGTCCATTACTAGGAATGATTAtatcaaatttttggtaaagtTTCTCCTAAAGTGGACCCTGTATGGTTATTTCAGGGTTTAGAGTGAAATTTGAGGCGGTTTTTATCAGACTCTATGATTATTTAAGAGATCATCCTTCTTTGCATCATAcatctccaaaaacttcctaaCAATTATTCATCTAGATGAGATTTTTAAACGTGCGATGGATACTAAACGAATCCTTTTaggttcttctttttctattgACTAGATAGTGGTCGTTCCACAACAATCATTTCACAAGCAGTTGTAGTGCATGATTCTTGTGCCCAGCCTCTCATAACTACGGTAAGTTTGGCTGTCTCAACATTATTGATTTTATTCGAGTCAGATTTTGACAAGGTCACCTATGGTTCTCATTGCCATCTATTGCTTTGCAAGATCAATCATTTGGTTGAGGTTTCTTATCTACTTAATTGGTGTTTTGTGAAACCAATTATCCTCTAATGTTAGTTTCTGGCAGCCGACCTACTTattagggaaaatcgtccaaacagtgtctgaacttttccagactattaattttcatacctatactttgaaaaacatcaaaatggtacctgacgatttaagcccgacccaacttccgtacctagcaacagtaaaatCGTTAACTCCGTTAATTTTGGAGGGGTAAATCTGGTAGTTCATgtatttcaaaaaagaaaaaaagaaaagctggCCATAGCTCAAACTGTGCAGCCTAACCCACGGTTTGCAATTTCcatgtctttctttctttctttcttcttcttcttcttcgaattGCTGCTTCATCAAACCAAGGACAAAGCGTTGTCTCGACTTCATGCCTCATTTTCGCGCCACTGGTGAACCCGAACCCGAACCCAGCCCACAATCCTCTCCAgatgtaacatcccgtatcttcatttacccgtttactagtcatttggacggtaaacgacaactactttcactttttaccctaattcgttttttttttttagtggccctaaaagttgacttttttattgggccaaaatttgagaaaacttccttcatgaaagttgtagaggacattaaaccgagcgtgtgcatatgtggtacgctaaaatcggagttcgtatgcgaaagttataagcgaaagattaaagttactgttcacggttactgttcacggtaactttctataaatagttgagtgttactgtggtagatttccattttcgaaAATCTAccgaattttctctctcttcttccccgatTTCCTTCCCCTTCTGCTCGTTTTCTTCCACCGGCGAATTCTTccgtttccggccaccccatGACGGAATCCTGGCACCGGCAGgctcgcctcctcctccttgtcatgcctggggtggtgttttgcggtggctcaGCCAgaggagctcggaattgagccgcgaagtttactgtagccgaacggaggtttcgtcgatttccggcgattccgacagtttccggccaccaaaccactgtcgaaggcgcggtttttgccaaggatcgttttgcccctagccttgagccacgatttgcagtgtagaaggagaatcaaggagaacccgattctagggttcttgggttttctggGCTCGTGTTCAACgaccaaattggagctcttcgaggtaaaattggaaaatgttgtgaacatgaaaaatgttgggtctgatgAGTAGGTGGCGCAGccgaaatttggtgaccattggaggtggtggccaccggcgcgtaAGCCCCACACGCCGCCGCTATGGGTGGcgtgtggaggcgtgtagggcagtgttttaatttcggtttttagcccattaaatcctataaattgtgtagagcttgtatgtgaagtttggtaatttttggagaaacttggaattaattatgaatttctgaagtttagggtttcgattatcgaattacgagaatccgacagtcggatatctctcggttctgccttggaacctttaaattaacgaattggtattagtggtataatttgagctgaatccgaggagaatgggagatgtaattatgaggaattgattttaggaatcgtattaaattgttgaataattattcacggaatataatcgtgtacatgatgacgtaccgagctattgctcgatgacggaactcgaATGCGTGATCATCGGaacagtactgtgagtggacttttgtttttaagtaaatgatgcatacatttattttgaaattattggtttatttaattatcgttttatttatcgagcatgatattttgtcttggattataatttgacattgatttttcatgagtttcggatatgaacttattatgctcggatttgggaTTTATGATTTAAGTTCGGAAATATGATTTATTGTCGGAGATTATTTATACATTATTCTCAATTATgattcggaaatggattttgagccttcgataagtatctccgatatatggcttttatttgaaagcatgattttcgacgaattatttccgaggtgatttccggaattatactatttatattatgtttcttttcgtcgatttgagatttctgaaagattttcggaatgagattttgatggaattaattcttgtttatttatcgactttcggatttggcattgggaatgccttgatgatgatctcgGAATTGGTTTTTTTTCGATTTATGGAGACTATGTTTTTTATTattctctcctatttatttttgaacttgagattatatTGGCGTGTGAgacacgtcattggaaattcatttgtgagagttggggaagctttatggatttatgtggttttcggattttcttttgccatactttgggtgacttatcattgctagctttgatcttccgcctttgtggcgaggtgatgggatcaccgaagccctctgcctttgtggcgctggttactgcctctgtgatagtaattctgaagcccagtatcctatcgctagcCGTGTAGGGAATATGATTTTAGCAAGAACATTGTTCGATGAGATGATTGAAAGGTGTCCAGCTACTTGGAATACTATGATCGACGGCTATGTGAGACTTGGTAATGTGGAATATGCAGTTTTGTTGTTTAATCAAATGCCCATCAGGGATTTGATCTCGTGGACAGCGATGATCGATTGTTATTCTCATAACAGGATATTTGGAGAAGCATTAGCAGTGTTTAATGATATCAGGTGGGTTGAGAGAATTCATGGCTAAGATTTGGAGGATGGGGAGACCGCAAAATAAGAATTTGGTCCAAATGCGAGGGTGGTGCAGAGAAGGAAACCATAAGAGAGAACAAAGTTTGATAGGAGGATGAATACTAAAATGACGAATATACCCCTCTAAAGTTAACGGGGTTAACGATTTTACTGTTGTTAGGTATGAAAGTTGGGTCGGGCTTAAatcgtcaggtaccattttgatgtttttcaaagtatatgtatgaaaattaatagtctggaaaagttcagacactattTGGGTGATTTTCCCTACTTATTAAAATTTGACTTTTATCCTAACTATCACTAGGCAGATGACGGACTTTATACTTTTACTCCTAGTACTTTCAACGACCTCATCAATAAAATTGATATCCTAAACTAACGAGAAAAAAAACAGACCCATAAGTCATGGACAGCTGTATGGTGTTTTGCCAATTTGATATCCTCTGTTTTCTAGTGTTTGAAATCTAGGCATCATTATCACTCCAACCAACCGACACAAGTTTTAATTTAGCGTGGGCCGATTAAAGAGACTAACAAAGGAATCCAGTGAAAGAATTCCAGATAGAGTCCAAAAACAGAACCTTCAGAGTTACTAATGGTCAGCCTAGCCTGTTTTGAGTTTGAGCATGAAGAATACGTTGGCCTTTAACCAAAGTTACAATCTAGTAATCAAACTTTAACATTaacaaaatggaaagaaatatcAGAGAAACCCATCAAGGAGGGTATTCTCTTTTGGTGGGCCATCGTCCCATTTGTCAGTCACTggggaggagaagaagatgatggataAGCAACCAATCGAACTCAAACCGTCGCGTGTCAATTAATATCAGAccagatgaagaagaaagaatcatgattcatgaatcTTCACTCCAAGAGCACACAAAACTCCAACTCTAGCTCCATCAGCAGCCATCATCTTTGATTCAATAATTCAACTCCTCTAGCCAGCAAAGTTTgaaaacccccccccccccagctaCTTTAAATCCCACCTTCTTTCTTTCATTACTCGATCCCAATAACCAAAAAAGATGGATCTTGATGAGTGGGAGTACCTCCCTGATGATGCTTTTCTTGATTTCCATGAAGAAAGTGAGAAGAAGGTCTTCTTTAGCAAGCGCTATTTTGATTCCAAAAGTGTTTTCAATATGTACCACGACTACTGCATAATCCAATCACCCAATTCTTCTAGTTCTAAGAAACTAGTTGCCACCGATCAAGTAGCTCCTGCTGTGCCTCCTAATCAACTTTCTGTTCCTGTTCAAATGCAACTGCTTCCTCCACCAAGCTTTTTCAGATCCACACAATCACCAGATGAAGAAAAGCAAGAGGCTCTTGTGCCAGTTTCAGCAGCAGCTGTTGTTACTGGTACTACAGGAgcagggggaggaggaggaggaggtgaagGTGAAGGTGATCAAGACCCACTACTCTCCCAAGTTTACTTCAAGAAAACCACTTGGGAACCCGAATTTGTCGACATGAAAATGGACTCGCCAAAGTCTCCTACCAGCAGAGGAGGATTAGGATCAGGATTTGTGCATCAAACTAGTAGTGATTCTactgctgctgctggaggagcCAAGTTTCAGTTTGATGATTATAATGGCGAGCCCAAGGTTAGCTCTCCAAGAATGAAAACCAACAAAGAGGAGGATGAACAAGGACAGAGGCAGAACAATAACATCTGGAAGTTGAGCTTCACTGGAATTGGAGCTATTTGCTCTTTTGGTTTTGCTGCAGCTACCATTTGTATTCTGTTTTTGGGTAGCCACCAAAGAAACaaccaaaaccacaaacactTCCAGATATACACTGATGACAACAAGGTCagcaaattttctttttctcccctgtttttttattctttttgttcgATCATGAATTAGGTTGTTTTAAAATTGTTCTTAGTTTTTTAAATGACTGATTACAATATTTTGTGTGGCCGCAGAGGATTAAGGAGGTGGTTCAGCGAGCAACCAAATTGAATGAAGCATTTTCAGCAGTGAGAGGAGGGGTACCTCTAACCAGAGCTCACATAACATCTGGAGGTTACTATACTGGTGCTCTATAAAACCCCAACTTAGCCATTACTTGGAGTGGAGATCAAGTTAGGGGAAACATCGATCCACAGGTTGTTGTTGCATGGGTTGCTTTGTATAGAATTCCGAgtcttttggttttttgtttgtaaATTCCTTTTGTAAGTCTTTGTAAGCGGTTTTCTTGTGACGGGGGACAATAATGGGATAAAGTGATAAACCACATaatattatttattaaatgCTCAGTAATTCTTTTTGGATTATATTTATTGAAAATATTGGAAATTGTTATGGTGAAACATGACAAGACCACAATATATTAAGATGGAAGATTACGGAAATTTTTTTGGGGTTTTACCCGTATGCCTAAAAACAACATGTATTTTGCttaaacaaattaaattttgtccatttacacaaGTTTTTAAGGGAAAATACCTATAAGGATAGACCTTTTTAAAGTAGAGCTTTATTGTATCATATGTTTACTTTTAGGTTTGAATTTTACTCTTTCTAAGAAAAAACTTTTTCAAACTTCTAAGAGAAACTccactagccttcaacatgcccaagtttttcacatAACGGCTCTCTGCCTAACGATtactgttgtgaaattttaattaaaattcgtaagcgcacgaatcgtcgttagtatagtgtgcaagtacgaaGTCGTTCtaactgaggattgataatcaatttaaatcctaacctaattaatccaaacacaaaatcatATAGACAATCAAGctaaagaagatatggttttTGGATTcttgaataaagaaataatgtgaaaattaaagaaagaaagaaagaaagaaacaaatataagttgaaaagcaaagatgataaaacctagggtttcggaatcaaccactaacaatcctatttatgtttcgatgcaattaacatattcttttgtttcttttgatgaTAATTCTcgtatctaagtccttctcaggtactctagaccatagttttccttaagagTATGATGCTCTCCCTCTCGGGAAAAGATCGTATATCCTAACTATGCAGtttatccttctcaggtacaaaatttaacatgcaagactcattacgCTTTAAAAAACAAGGGAATCGAGCTAACCAttagtctttctcaagtaataatgtaatttaccacacttaatcacaagaagctaatcaaattatattgcatctctgcttcaaatttgtcttccaattactatatgcaaagccctaaggtgatcaatcaaagaacttaaacataaagcatcaattcaaatagtgattaagcattcatcataaagaaactataaatccattaataaaacatcaaagtacacaaacaatcatgatagggaatcatcctaaccctagaaaaggtttaacaaaagataactaaataaacataggaaaaatatgaaaagaatggaaagggaaaagaaagg
Above is a genomic segment from Rosa chinensis cultivar Old Blush chromosome 3, RchiOBHm-V2, whole genome shotgun sequence containing:
- the LOC112193841 gene encoding uncharacterized protein LOC112193841; amino-acid sequence: MDLDEWEYLPDDAFLDFHEESEKKVFFSKRYFDSKSVFNMYHDYCIIQSPNSSSSKKLVATDQVAPAVPPNQLSVPVQMQLLPPPSFFRSTQSPDEEKQEALVPVSAAAVVTGTTGAGGGGGGGEGEGDQDPLLSQVYFKKTTWEPEFVDMKMDSPKSPTSRGGLGSGFVHQTSSDSTAAAGGAKFQFDDYNGEPKVSSPRMKTNKEEDEQGQRQNNNIWKLSFTGIGAICSFGFAAATICILFLGSHQRNNQNHKHFQIYTDDNKRIKEVVQRATKLNEAFSAVRGGVPLTRAHITSGGYYTGAL